The following are encoded in a window of Thamnophis elegans isolate rThaEle1 chromosome 14, rThaEle1.pri, whole genome shotgun sequence genomic DNA:
- the HSD17B2 gene encoding estradiol 17-beta-dehydrogenase 2 isoform X1, producing MQISGVPPLTTLAWQDKTHSSSSASLSNPVMFLHQAELDHSLLFYMGATVLYGGTIFYRAKKNRVEKAPPFRWGLLLLLTLEVLCFATLRSSLGLALFSLACLVFCLYTPAQAMLPVGGKAVLITGTDCGIGHELAKHLDSLGFTVFAGALNASGPGARKLKEASSERLSILQLDITSSAQIQEAYLEIRRKLQQGELWAVINNAGILGFIADGELLPMSSYKQCMEVNFFGPVEISKVFLPLLRKSKGRIINVSSMAGGIPMPRFAAYGASKAALSMFSGVMRQELSMWGIKVSVLHPSGFKTSIGGNPEDWKKEEQMIMDGLAPDVKKDYGEDYIHNLRMFFGNMDTISSSDFSPLFVDVLHALLAEQPKGLYTPGKNSYTFLLVFCYFPLRFYDFLMSKIMGSPHVPYALRTAEGKKQLVN from the exons ATGCAAATATCCGGAGTTCCCCCACTAACCACCCTGGCGTGGCAAGATAAAACTCACTCCAGTTCAAG TGCCTCTCTGAGCAATCCGGTCATGTTTTTGCACCAGGCTGAACTGGATCATTCGCTGCTCTTCTACATGGGAGCCACGGTGCTCTACGGCGGGACCATTTTTTACCGGGCGAAGAAGAACCGGGTGGAGAAAGCCCCTCCTTTCCGCTGGGGTCTCCTGCTGCTTTTGACCCTGGAGGTCCTCTGCTTCGCCACCTTGAGAAGCTCTCTGGGCTTGGCTCTTTTCTCCCTGGCATGTCTGGTGTTTTGCTTGTACACTCCAGCGCAAGCAATGTTGCCCGTCGGCGGTAAAGCGGTGCTGATCACAG GAACCGACTGTGGGATCGGCCATGAACTCGCCAAGCACCTTGACAGTTTAGGGTTTACTGTCTTCGCCGGCGCCTTAAATGCATCGGGGCCCGGGGCCAGAAAGCTGAAGGAGGCCTCCTCCGAAAGACTTTCCATCCTGCAGCTGGATATCACCAGTTCTGCGCAAATCCAGGAGGCTTATCTCGAAATAAGACGGAAGTTGCAACAAGGAG AGCTTTGGGCTGTTATCAACAATGCAGGGATCCTGGGCTTCATTGCTGACGGAGAACTGCTCCCCATGAGTTCTTACAAGCAGTGCATGGAAGTAAATTTCTTTGGCCCTGTTGAAATATCCAAAGTGTTCTTACCGTTGCTCCGGAAATCCAAGGGAAGGATTATTAACGTCTCGAGCATGGCAG GAGGAATCCCAATGCCACGGTTTGCTGCCTATGGCGCCTCCAAGGCAGCCCTCTCCATGTTTTCTGGCGTTATGAGGCAGGAGCTGTCCATGTGGGGCATCAAAGTTTCCGTTCTCCATCCATCAGGCTTCAAAACAT CAATCGGGGGGAATCCCGAAGACTGGAAAAAGGAAGAGCAGATGATTATGGACGGCCTAGCTCCAGATGTGAAGAAAGATTATGGCGAGGATTACATCCACAACCTGCGGATGTTCTTCGGTAATATGGATACGATTTCCTCATCCGACTTCTCGCCTCTCTTCGTCGATGTTCTGCATGCTTTACTGGCCGAGCAACCCAAAGGTTTATACACTCCAGGCAAAAACAGCTACACCTTCCTCCTCGTGTTCTGTTATTTTCCTCTCCGGTTTTATGACTTTTTGATGAGCAAAATAATGGGCAGCCCTCACGTGCCTTACGCGCTCCGAACGGCGGAGGGGAAAAAGCAGTTGGTCAATTGA
- the HSD17B2 gene encoding estradiol 17-beta-dehydrogenase 2 isoform X2, whose translation MFLHQAELDHSLLFYMGATVLYGGTIFYRAKKNRVEKAPPFRWGLLLLLTLEVLCFATLRSSLGLALFSLACLVFCLYTPAQAMLPVGGKAVLITGTDCGIGHELAKHLDSLGFTVFAGALNASGPGARKLKEASSERLSILQLDITSSAQIQEAYLEIRRKLQQGELWAVINNAGILGFIADGELLPMSSYKQCMEVNFFGPVEISKVFLPLLRKSKGRIINVSSMAGGIPMPRFAAYGASKAALSMFSGVMRQELSMWGIKVSVLHPSGFKTSIGGNPEDWKKEEQMIMDGLAPDVKKDYGEDYIHNLRMFFGNMDTISSSDFSPLFVDVLHALLAEQPKGLYTPGKNSYTFLLVFCYFPLRFYDFLMSKIMGSPHVPYALRTAEGKKQLVN comes from the exons ATGTTTTTGCACCAGGCTGAACTGGATCATTCGCTGCTCTTCTACATGGGAGCCACGGTGCTCTACGGCGGGACCATTTTTTACCGGGCGAAGAAGAACCGGGTGGAGAAAGCCCCTCCTTTCCGCTGGGGTCTCCTGCTGCTTTTGACCCTGGAGGTCCTCTGCTTCGCCACCTTGAGAAGCTCTCTGGGCTTGGCTCTTTTCTCCCTGGCATGTCTGGTGTTTTGCTTGTACACTCCAGCGCAAGCAATGTTGCCCGTCGGCGGTAAAGCGGTGCTGATCACAG GAACCGACTGTGGGATCGGCCATGAACTCGCCAAGCACCTTGACAGTTTAGGGTTTACTGTCTTCGCCGGCGCCTTAAATGCATCGGGGCCCGGGGCCAGAAAGCTGAAGGAGGCCTCCTCCGAAAGACTTTCCATCCTGCAGCTGGATATCACCAGTTCTGCGCAAATCCAGGAGGCTTATCTCGAAATAAGACGGAAGTTGCAACAAGGAG AGCTTTGGGCTGTTATCAACAATGCAGGGATCCTGGGCTTCATTGCTGACGGAGAACTGCTCCCCATGAGTTCTTACAAGCAGTGCATGGAAGTAAATTTCTTTGGCCCTGTTGAAATATCCAAAGTGTTCTTACCGTTGCTCCGGAAATCCAAGGGAAGGATTATTAACGTCTCGAGCATGGCAG GAGGAATCCCAATGCCACGGTTTGCTGCCTATGGCGCCTCCAAGGCAGCCCTCTCCATGTTTTCTGGCGTTATGAGGCAGGAGCTGTCCATGTGGGGCATCAAAGTTTCCGTTCTCCATCCATCAGGCTTCAAAACAT CAATCGGGGGGAATCCCGAAGACTGGAAAAAGGAAGAGCAGATGATTATGGACGGCCTAGCTCCAGATGTGAAGAAAGATTATGGCGAGGATTACATCCACAACCTGCGGATGTTCTTCGGTAATATGGATACGATTTCCTCATCCGACTTCTCGCCTCTCTTCGTCGATGTTCTGCATGCTTTACTGGCCGAGCAACCCAAAGGTTTATACACTCCAGGCAAAAACAGCTACACCTTCCTCCTCGTGTTCTGTTATTTTCCTCTCCGGTTTTATGACTTTTTGATGAGCAAAATAATGGGCAGCCCTCACGTGCCTTACGCGCTCCGAACGGCGGAGGGGAAAAAGCAGTTGGTCAATTGA